The DNA window TTCACAATCGCCCTCACCCTTCTCGGCGCAGTGCGCGAGTTTCTGGGAACAGGCAAGATTTTTGATCTCACCATCTATCCCGAACAGTTCGGCTCACTCGTGTTCGTGCTCGCCCCGGGCGCATTCATCGCCCTCGGCCTGCTCATCGCCCTTTTCACCAAGCTTCGTGCGAAGTCATGCTGAGCCCCACCGCCACACTTCATCCTTAATCCTTAAGACTTAATACTTCATTACAGATGCTCGAATATATTTCCATCATCATAACGGCGATATTTGTCAACAACATCGTCTTTGCCCAGTTCCTCGGAATCTGTCCATTCATCGGAGTGTCGCGCAAACTCTCAAGCGCAGTCGGCATGGGTGCGGCCGTGACATTTGTCATGCTTCTCGCCACTGTCATCACATGGCTTCTTCAGGATCTTGTCCTCACGCCTTTCGGCCTTGGGTTCATGCAGACAATTGTCTTCATTCTAGTCATCGCCGCATTGGTACAGATGCTTGAGATTGTGCTCAAGAAGATAGCTCCGGTGCTCTATAGTGCCCTCGGCGTGTTCCTGCCGCTCATCACTACAAACTGTGCCGTCCTCGGTGTAGCAATCACAGTTGTCCAGAAAGGTATGAATCTCGGCGAAAGCGTTGTCTATGCCTTTGCAACTGCGGTCGGCTTCACAATGGCTATCGCTATTTTTGCCGGTATCCGCGAGCAGCTTGCCATGACAAACGTGCCTAAGTCAATGCGCGGTGTGCCTATCGCCATGATTTGCGCAGGTCTTCTTGCAATGGCCTTCATGGGCTTCTCAGGCATCAAAATCGGCTAAAATGACTTGAAACAGACAGTCGGACGGACTGTCGCATAAAATAACGCAGAGCCATTCGACATGTTCTTCGGACAATCGGATGGCTCTGCGTCTGTTAGAATAGCTTATATTATCGCGATTCCGGCCTGTAGGTCGCGCATCCTGACTTAGAATGATAAATAACCCATTTCAAAAACGAGATTATTGATGGACTCTGAAAAAGACAAAATGCTCCGTGGCGAAATCTACGATGCCAACTGTGATCCACAGCTGATCGAGGAGCGCATGAAATGCAAACTTCTATGCCGTAAGTACAACGACCTGATGCCTGACAGACTTGAGGAACGCAAGTCGCTACTGAAGACACTCCTTGGCCGTGTGGGCGAGAACTACTATATCGAACAGCCGTTTTATTGCGATTATGGCTACAATATCTCTGTCGGCGATAATTTCTATTCCAACGTCAATCTCGTCATTCTCGATGGCGCTAAAGTGACGTTTGGCGACAATGTCTTCATTGCTCCGGACTGCGGTTTCCATACAGCCGGACATCCTCTTGATGTCAGGCGCCGCAACATGGGGCTTGAATACGCCCGTCCGATTACGGTCGGAAACAACGTATGGATAGGGGCTGGTGTGCATGTCCTTCCGGGAGTGACAATCGGCGACAACTGTGTCATCGGTGCAGGCAGTGTGGTCAACCGCGATATTCCTGCCAACTCATTGGCTGTCGGCAATCCTTGCCGGGTGATCCGTTCACTCGAAGGAATCAATGCTGCCGACTGACTCTGACGGCAACAAAAAATCATAAAAAGCAAACCCCACCATGCCTGACAGAAAAGCGGGCATGGTGGGGTTGGGTGTTCTATTTACTTTTTGTTCTATTCGATATGTGTGTTATCAGTGGATAAACAGTGTCTCGACGGCATAGGTGGCGATACCGGCTATATAGCCGATAAAAGCAATCCATGTGAATTTTTTAAGATACCATCCGAAGCTGATTTTTTCAAGGCCCATTACGACGACACCGGCTGCAGAACCGATGATAAGCATTGAGCCTCCGACACCGGCACAGTAGGCGAGAAGCTGCCAGAAAAGACCGTCGACACCATAGTCGCCGGAGGGAGCGATTGCATACATGTCCATACAGCCTGCGACGAGGGGCACATTGTCGACGATGCTCGAAACCACGCCGATCACGCCTGTCACGAGGTAATGGTTGCCGTGTGAGGCTTCGTTAAGCCAGATGCCGAACGAGTTCAGCACTCCTGTTTCCTGAAGCGTGGCCACGGCCATAAGGATACCGAGGAAGAAGAGTATGGTTGCCATGTCGATTCGCGCGAGGAGCGACGTGACCTTGAGGTTAGAGTTATCGCAGAACAGTGCGTTGCGGTTGCAGCGATATTCACTGACAAGCCAGAGGATGCCGAGCGCGAGAAGTATGCCCATGAAAGGAGCGAGACCTGTCAGCATTCTGAAAATAGGCACGAAGATGAGACCGCCTACGCCAAGGCAAAGGATGAGAGTGCGGTCGCCCGGAGTCTGGCCGGCCGGGAGTGACTCTTCCGTATGGTTGACAGCCGGGAGCGAGCCTTTGAGATAGTATTGGGCTGCAAATCCTGATACGAGCACTGCGATGAGCGAGGGTAGGAACAGTTCGGTGATGACTCCGCCTGTGGTGATCATGCCGCGTATCCAGAGCATGATGGTCGTGACGTCGCCTATTGGCGAGAACGCGCCGCCGGCATTGGCTGCTATGATAATCATGCCTCCGTAGATCATGCGGTCGTTATGGTCGTCGACGAGCTTGCGTAGCACCATGACCATGACTATCGAGGTTGTGAGATTGTCGAGTATTGCCGAAAGGACAAATGCCATGAACGTGATGCGCCAGAGCAGTTTGCGTTTGCTTGTGGTGGCAAGTGCGTCCTTTACGAAGAAAAATCCTCCGTTTGCATCCACAATCTCCACGATTGTCATTGCGCCCATCAGGAAGAACAGGATTTCACAAGTGTCGCCGAGGTGTTCGAGAAGTTGCGCTGATGTGTCGGCGCCGTGTTCGGGCGCATAACCGCAGGCGTAGAGAGTCCAGCAGACAACGCACATGAGAAGTGCGGGAACAGCTTTGTTGATTTTAAGCACGCTTTCAAGAGCGATGCACAGATAACCGAGAATAAAAAACGTGACGATAGCAGTTGTCATTTTCCTAAAAATTTAAACAGATTTCATGGTTTTAATTAGAGTTGATTTAATGATACCGAAGACAGCTCACGCCATATCAGCGACCTCCTTGTAAGAAAGTCCAATTTGACGCAAAGGTCGTAATTATCCATCGTAATGCAAAATTTACAATAATGAAATATTTCTTTAATTAGCTTATCTGCAAATCGGTAGAGAACTTTGCTTTAATCATGACAGTCAGGCGAGGCCACGTCTCATTCGTGTCCCGCCTTGACCGCTAAAATTTAGAACGATGGATATATAGAGGTTAGATTTTGATTTGTCGACTGATGAGCGTATTATTCTTCTTCTCGATGTTCCGCTGCTTATGTCACAAAAACGGACTAAGGAGGGTGTGTTTACCGCCGAACTGTCCGATGATATGCCGGATGATTGACCTGACTCAACCTGACATCCGGTTGCCGGACAGCCTCAAAAAAGCTGTTTATGGAATAAGGATAGAGTTAAGACATAAGTGAATTTTATGCCTTAACTCTAAAGTGGTGTTTAAGAATCGAGCCTGTCGTTATTGTTGGATTTATTTGAATTAATTGAACGACATGCGCGATATGTCCCGATTGACCCTATGATAATAAGAAGGAATATAAAAACTACTGATGTCCATTCTGAATTAATTATCAAAGTGTAGACAGGATATACTAAAAGGATGATTGAAACAATAAGTATTCCGATATAGTTTGATTTGCTCATATATATTGATTTATGTTTAGCAGAATTCAGCAATTCCAACCAATGCACCGCTCCATCCACCAACAGCACCACCGCTAACAGTTCCGACAACAGGAAGAGTGACTGTTCCAACGCCAGCACCTGCAAGAAATCCGAGGCCAGCTGAACCGGCAGTACCTGCTATACATTTTACAGCTGAAAGAATTGAATCTCCAATACCTCTTGATACTGGTTGGTTTTGGAGTTCTACAGCATATTGCATACCTAATATTGCGATATCTATTGATTCAATAAGACTATCATATTCTGTAACAGTAAGAGATTCTTTGTGATTATCCACTACTGAAATAAGTTTGCTACGGATAGACTCATAGTTATCACTGCTATTAAAATCAAGGGATTGATATCCTGCGACTACTGAGTAAACAGCATCTAAAATTGGAGCTGCACTGGTGCTTCTTGATTGTATAGTATTGTCCTCAAGAGTTTCAGCTTTTTCAATTGCTTGTTCGATTGAAGAATAGTTGAGGCTTTGGAAATATGTAAATAACTTCTGCCCATCAGTTTCTTCATCGTATGATTCGACTGTTGTGTTGTTGTCGAGTGGAGATTCATTGCTACAGCTATGAGTGATTAGCATAGTCGCTAGTACCATTACAATACTTGAGATCCCCATGATTACATTTTTTAGATCTTTCATTTTACAATGATTCGGTAAAATTTGAGGTTGTTCAGCCTAGGCTAAGCCGCTAACTGAGCCAACCGATGATTTATTTTCTGAATTATTTTGAGATGCGGAGATTTTCCGCAAGTCGAAATAATTGTTGAGGCGAGATAAGATTCAAACATAAGCCGTTTGAACTGTGCTAACGAAAGATCCGGATAATCCTTCCTTATGACCTCCTTGCAGACATTGAGTGCAGTGAAGGAAAGATTGAATGCGAAGTCAAGCCGGTCTTTGTCGCGTGTCTGTTGCGACTGGAGTCCTGTAAACTGTTTGGCATCGCGTATGCCGAACTCAATCTGAAAGCGGGTGCGGTAGAAACCGATGATCTTTTCAGGCCTCATGTCGGTATCGGTAGAGAAGTAAAGAAGAGGCTCTGCGTTTTCAACCGGACAGACCACGATACGGATGTCGCGTCTCAATGCCCTCGAATGTACGACCGCCGTGTGACATCGGTTTTTGTTTCCTTTGGAATCCTCATATATGAATGAAGTGAACACGGACATGTCAAGGTTGGAGAAATCCACTTTCTCTCCATACTTTTTCTTTCTGCCGCGTCTTCGCGGGGCGGAGGAATCCGGTATGGCCAGATACCTCAGATATGAGTTGGCACGTAATCTCCCGACAAATCGAAATCCCATGCCAATCACTTCATTTACAAACTCATATTTGGAGAAAAAGGCATCGGCAACCAGAATATCCGTCAGTGAGAGCAGCTCTGTCGCCTTTGACCTGACAAGTGCCACATACCAGTCAAGCATTGACATTTGTTTCTCGGATTCAAGAGTCCTGAAGTTCGGTGACTGGACAGCACCGAGCATCACGCATGTATGTTTACTCAGACTTATTGCCCCGATCGCCATTATCTCCAGACCGCGTTTGACACGTTGTGCCACCCCAGACCAGAAACGGCCTATGCCATACGTCAGTCTGCCTGCTTTTGAAATGAACGACGGATCGATTGCCACTGCCATGTCATCGGCCGGCCCAAAACAATCCTGCGCCATACCTATGTTGACTTTCATCCAGTCTACGGATGTCTTGAAATTGGAGGCAAAGGTCTTGGCTGTACGACCGCCATAGCGCGACAGCCGGGTAAAATTGACTTTGCCCGGAATCAACGCTACAGTGCGTATTGTTAAAATCAGCCAGTTGAGGAACCTTTTGCTCATCTTGGTTGTAGTATTTTCAAATACCGACTTACACCGAAAGGTGAAGTCTTTGAGAATCGCCAATACGTTCATGGTATAAGTGTTTTATAATGAACGCTTTGGCGATTCATTTGTATTTGACAATTCGACATATTAACTTAAGTTTCAACTACTTCGGTAATTTTTACCGAATCATTGTAAAATCAATAGTTCGGTAAAATTTGCATATTCAATTGGATATCAATAAGATACAACAACAATTCAATATCAATGCAAACTATTGTGTATCAGTGCGATACAGCTATGCCTGCTCAAAAATTACCGAACTGTTGTTGGCTGACTTTTGAATCCTAAAAAAGTTGCTGCCTTACAAATGCCGAGTAAGGAAATACCTTCTGTTGTGGCATGACAGAAAGTTGATATAAATCCATTAGAATAGTGCTGTCCATAGTAAGTACAAATCATTTGCAGACATGCAATACCACATTGCATTGAATCTTCTTGCTTGATGAATGGAAATCGGCTGGCCATAATATGAATATAATGATTTATACGCGTTATCAAATTTATGATATAATATGTTAAAAAATCATCTATAATATTGGATAGTATGGGATTCCCTAAATTACCTTCCGTTTACTGTGGAATGATTTACATTGGCATCTGCATTTACAAGTTTACTTGTTCCTCGTTTCTGCCGACCCCATTGAAGATTGTAACTGACAGATATATATGGCATACGCATATTGAGTCGCATGTGTTGCTCGTTAGTATTCCATTTGCTTAATGATTTGGAACCTTGATCATATTTTCCGAACGGCATTATTACGCCTGCTCCGAATTCCCAATCTTTCCAATTATAGGATAAATCTATTATGGAGATGTCTTCGCCCCATGAGATTTTTTCACCCCACAAGTCTCGCTGTGCCCTTTTGTACTGTACTCCTAAGGTAAAGCCCCAGTGAGAGAGCAGCGCATTTATATCTCCGCTCCAACAATGATTATAGAGCTTGTAATTATTGCCCTTCATACGTTCCGCAGTATATTGCAATGTCCCGGATACAGTCATCCATGTCGGAATAACTTCAATCTGCGGAGCTATCCAGAAACTTATGTTGTCTAATCCTTTGCTGTTTTCGTAAGAAGTTATAAGCCTATCATTGTTCCAGTAAAGATAAGGCGTGATTGCATTTGGGCTTGAAAAGGCTCTGGCACCAAACGAACCTGAAACATGGGGTAGGTTGTAACTGTATCTTAATGAAAGCATGTATGATGATGAGGTTTGCAAATCGGGATTTCCGATTCTCCATTGGAAGCCATCAAGTTGTTGCGGTGCAATATTGGTAGCGGCAAGAGAGGGAGCCGATTGCCATGATGTGAAACTGAGACGGAACTGATGATTTAGGTTAGGTGAATAAGTTAAGGTAGCTTGTGGTCGGAGATTCCAGGAATGATTGCCTTGATTGGTTTCTTTGAAAAGGAACGAGGTATATTGCACACCAAGTCCTCCTGTTAAAGAAACTTTGTTAATACGGTGAAAATATTCGGTAAAGAAATATGCCTTGTCTTGATGTTGATGGAATATTTCCCCGTCAAGATTCTTGTATGTTGAGCGATTGCGGTTTGCTGTGTAAGACGCTCCGGCGGTAAAGCGCGAGTTTCTCCATTGCTTTATATAGTTTGTCTCAACGCCATACGCCTGATTCCAATCTTTTATATAAGTATGGACATCATTTATAAGTTGCGACGAACCTGATGTTTTCTCAACATAATCAGAATATGAGTGTCCGGAATATAATGACGCGCTGAAATCTACAACCAAAGTCTGTCTGTTTGAAAAATGTTGCTCAAGATAGGCAGAAAACGAGGGTGTTGTGCCTGTATTTCCATGAGAATCCGTGAGATTAATATCGTTTTCGCCATTACTGAGGCTCAACAATCCATTATATAGCCATTTATCAGTAAAACTGCGGTTGGCCTGAAGAGCCACATAAAACACAGTTGTGTCCGGCTTAATGTAGTTATAAGACATCCACGTTGCGCCTTGACTGTTGTCAAGTTCTCCACCTAACGGTGTTTCCGTTCTTGTCAATGATTCCCCATTGGGATAAGTAAATGTTTCCTTATATTCGCGGTATGCTTTCATGTCATCGGTCAGTTTGAAATATCCACCGACACTCCATTGCGACCTACCAACATTGAACTTTGCATCCGTCCGGTTATATCCCCATTTTTCATTGATCGCCTGTTTTCCCTCCAACATTAAAGAACCGCCGAGGGTAGGATTGATAACGATAAAGTTGAGCACATAGTTAGCTCCGTTATAACGCAGTCCCGGATTATCGATCCATTCAACACGCTTTATCGTTTCCGGCAGAAGTGCTTTAATTTGCTCGATGGTCGTAACCCTGCCGTTGATTCTTACCTGCACCGACTGTCCTGCAGCGCTTATTGAACCCAAGGCATCGTTTACTATAAGAGTAGGTATCATCAGATTGCGGAGTAATTGCATGCCATTTTTTGAGTTGTCAACCGCGCTTTTCGAAGGATGGTAAACTTCCATATCAGATTTTCGGATGACTTTTGGTGCTTGCACAACAATTTCATCCAACGATGTAGACACAATAGTGTCTGAGATCTGAGCAAATGACATCAAACCACAGATGTTGCATAATATGAAGATGTAAAGGCGGAATAATTTCATAATTAAGATTTTGTGATTTTGTTATAGTAGGCTTCAAGGCAATTATTAAGGAGGTCTGGTGCTTTTTGCATACACTGACATAGATTATATTTGCCTCCATGAAATAAATTACGTTCTCCATACCATGCACATTTCCCATTACATATAGGTAGAAAGAAACAATCTCTACATTCTTTATCATTATACCACGCACATGCGGTATGATAACGATAAAAAATTTGTGGGTTTTTAATTTTTGGATCGTTAATATACCCTACAATCTTTGTTTCATCTGATACATCATTCCAACATTTATATATTTCCCCATATGGACCAATGATAAAAGAATTGACACACATAGCGCAGCATGTTTTAGCCTTATGGAGGGTAGGATATATACTGCCGTTCAAATCCCCATTAGAAAAAAGATTGAAAAGAAGCTCTGCTGTCTCCCATCGGCTAAAGGATGGCTCTACGAGATTTGTTTTAGAATCATTTTCTAATCTAATAATACCCGGGTAAACAATTATATTTGAACTACCAACTTCTGTTTCTATAAATTTTTTAACTATAAAGAAGTCGTCTAAGTTCGTTTTATCAATATTTACACGTATGTGGATTTTAGTTGTAGTAAGTTCTCTAACAATATTTTTTATGTTAGATACAATAATATCGAACGTCGGCTTTAGCGATTTTTTTAGTGACCGCAGGTGATTATGTCTTTCTTTTTGACCATCTAAAGTGATTTGAATTATATCTAATGGATACTTTTTTATTGCTGTCCGATAAAACTTTTTGAGGCAAAACAAAATTAGGACTGGCACCTATTGCAGGAGTCAGTCCTTTTAGTTTAGTTTGTGTTGGTCAAAACATATTCTAAACTATGCCCAAAAGTAGTCATTTTAGCGGACAGCCGCTCTATGGTCAGGTAATAAAACTGCTTGACAAGTCGAAAATTCTTCAGTTTAGCCGCGAATACGGAGGAGAGAGATATACCAAACGGTTTAACTGCTGGATTCATCTGGTGGTAATGCTCTATGCGGTGATAATGCGATTCGACTCATTGCGTGAGATAACAGCCAGTTTGCTTGCCGAGACGCGTAAACTGTCTCATATAGGTATTACATTCAAAATCGGGCGCAGCACACTCGCGGATGCCAACAAGAGGCGCCCCGAAGCTATATTTGAGGCTATATATCGCGATTTATATGCCACTTACCGCCACGTTCTTTCCTCGGACAGCCACAGCCGCAAGACTCCAAAATGGATGAAACGGCTGCAGATTATCGACTCCACGACTATTACTCTGTTCTCCAACCTGCTGTTCAAGGGAGTCGGACGCCATCCAAAGACCGGAAAAAAGAAAGGCGGAATCAAGGTTCATACCGTCATACATGCCAACGAAGGTGTGCCGTCGGATATAAAGTTCACATCAGCGGCTACAAACGACTCATTCATGCTCAAGCCAACAACATTGAGTAAAGGCGACATAATGGCAATGGACCGCGCATACATCGATTATGAGAAGTTCCAGCAACTGACGGAGCGTGGCGTAACATACGTCACCAAGATGAAGAAGAACCTGAAATACAGCATATTGTCGGACACTATGTATCAGACTCCTGACGGACTGATGGAGGTCAGGATACAGCAAGTGGAGTTTGTAAAGCAGGTTAAAGGCGGAGAGGTCATTCGACATAAATCACGCATAATCACTTATGTGGATGTCAAGAAGCGTAAACTGATATCGCTGCTGACCAACGATATGGAGTCCGACCCGGAGGAAATCATCGCGATATACCGACAGAGATGGGTAATTGAGCTGCTGTTCAAGCAGATGAAACAAAACTTTCCACTTAAATACTTCTATGGCGAGAGCGCCAATGCCATCAAGATCCAGATCTGGATCACACTAATCGCCAATCTACTGCTGATGGTGATGCAGAAGGGGCTGAAACGCCAGTGGAGCTTCTCCGGGCTGGCAACAATGGTCAGAATTACCCTGATGTACTACGTTGACTTCAACAGCCTGTTTAACAACCCGGAAAAAGAGTGGGAAATCATCCTTTCCGAGGCCTCCGGAGCGCCTCCCGAACCGACACTGTTTGACTGAGGGGGCTTGTAAAGTAAAAAAGAAGACTCGAACACCGTAAAATCAGCGTTCGAGCCATACTTTATTGCGCTATTTGAGTTTTATCGGACAGCAATAATACTTTTTAAATAATGATATTGCCTCCTCATTAAAAAGATATCCATTAGTTATTATGGAATGTTTTTGAATTTTTACATCTTTTTCGATATTCAGTCGGTCTAATATTGAATTTATAACTGAAAGAGACATAAGGGGTTCTCCTCCATCCCATTTGAGATCAATATTAGATTTACCTTCATTGTCTCGAATAAAACTAATTAATTTCTCGACAACAGAGGGTGTCATATACCGTGCTCTCTTATCTGTCTCAAAGCAATAAGGACAAGCGAAATTACAATTTAGGCTCGGTACCAACACTAAATTCAATTTAGATTTATTGTGTTGAACAGCTTGAGTGATGAATTGGCTTTCATGTATGAAATCTTCATCAGACGTTACACTTCCAATAAATCCCTGAGATGTAAGAATATTCGAAGATTCTTCATCTAAAATAGCCAGATTTAGAGGAGTTTTACTTTGAGAAACATCTTTCAGATGGTTGAATACATGAGGAGTAAGTTCAATAAAGGAGTTTGTTCTGGAAGAATATCCTAAATTGACTCCCGTTGAACTAGTGAAGAAATAGCAATATCGAGATAATACCATAGTCTTTCAGGATTGATTTATTGTTATGCGGAGATTTCAAAATCTCCGCATAACAATAAAAATAGAGATTAGTTACTCTTTATCGGTTTTTCGGGTTTCTCGGGCTTTTCGGGCTGAGTGGTATTGCTGTTGCCAATCCAGCAATCACAAGTACATTCCTGTGCGGTGTCATTGACCTGGTTGCTTACACCGCCCTTTACATTTACATCATCCTATTCTGAGAGGAGTTCACTGGGCTTAATGATACGAGTTTCCATATTGGAAAAAATTTTAATAAGTGTCTACTCTATTCGCTTTTCGACTTCTGCGCTCCTATCCGGAGAGGATTTGCTTTGAGCAACTATAGTTGAATATATCCTTGAGCAATCCAAGTCTCTCCGATAATCTCTATTTTATAGAGACCGGGAATTGAAATTTGGAATGAGGTATTTATCTCGGAGTCATATTCGATGATGTTATTGTTTAGGTAGAGGAAAACTTCTCCGGTAGCATCTCCATCATATAAAATATTAATGGAATTACTTTCTGCATTGTACCATGCCTCTATATTATCCATGCGCATAGGAGCGCGATGCCTTCCTGATGTTTCGGTGTATTGAGAATATTCCAATACAATTCCTTTAGAAGAGGTGTCTTCATTTGACCCTTGTGCTATAGCATGTAGTGCAAATGTCATAATTACAAGAATGAGGGTAAAAATCTTTTTCATGTCTATATGTGTTTTGATTGATTTTGATGTTGTAAAATTACAATGGCAAACATTCATGCTCCAAAACAAAACTTTCATATTAGAAAGATTTTTATTTGAGTAATGCGCAGTAAATTAAGAAAATATAAAATTGAGAAATTGATTATTTTGGAACATTATTATTTAAACTTTCAGAAGTGCTGTCTTCTGAAAGTTTTTGGAGGAATTTTCTGAGGTTTGTAGTCTTTGGCCGCATCCCTATTTTCTGTCGGATTGACCAACTAAGGTTATATTGGCTCTTAAATCTGGTTATAAGTTCATATTCTTTTCCAGATAGTCCACAAAACATTGCGCACATATAGCGAAGCTCTTGTGCCGAGAACGTATTTGCCTCTATGAACTTTCTTAAAAATGGATTATTATTTGCGATAGCATCAAGTATTCTTTCCCATTTAATATCTGCGATATTAAATGGATCTTTTTTTGAATCAGACTCAACTTCGTTTTGCATTAATGATGCGTTTAGAACTTTTTGATGGATATCCTTTAGCTCTTCTGAGTTGATTGAATTGTCTGTAATGGCATACAACAATTTGGAGAGAACTTTCAATGTTAGCCCCCTCTTTGATAGGATTGAGACGCTTTGTCGAGTCATTTTTTATTACAAAAATAGCATATAAATCATTCATTTAGAAAATAAAAGTTTCATATGCTGTTTTTGTAATCCAATGATAACTAAATAAATATGCTAAATAAAAGTGCTGATTTTTGGGCGAAATTTGTCA is part of the Duncaniella dubosii genome and encodes:
- a CDS encoding radical SAM protein, which gives rise to MVLSRYCYFFTSSTGVNLGYSSRTNSFIELTPHVFNHLKDVSQSKTPLNLAILDEESSNILTSQGFIGSVTSDEDFIHESQFITQAVQHNKSKLNLVLVPSLNCNFACPYCFETDKRARYMTPSVVEKLISFIRDNEGKSNIDLKWDGGEPLMSLSVINSILDRLNIEKDVKIQKHSIITNGYLFNEEAISLFKKYYCCPIKLK